One genomic region from Bacillaceae bacterium S4-13-56 encodes:
- the hisS gene encoding histidine--tRNA ligase, which yields MSSKGPRGTQDILPGQVEKWQYIEGKLYDLCKSFHYKEVRTPIFEHTELFQRGVGDSTDIVQKEMYTFEDRGGRSLTLRPEGTASVVRSYVEHKLFGSANQPVKLFYFGPMFRYERPQQGRMRQFVQFGIEVLGSNDPAVDAEVISLAMQSYRSLGLQSLKLVINSLGDKDSRQNHREALVQHFDPYREELCSDCQVRLKQNPLRILDCKKDRNHPAMKDAPSILDFLNEESSAYFERVKRYLDAMGISYDVDPNLVRGLDYYNHTAFEIMSEAEGFGAITTLSGGGRYNGLVQDLGGPETPGIGFALSIERLLMALEAEGIELPVEDQLDCFVVAMGDQPREVASQVVFDLRKSGIQVDQDYLGKKIKSQFKTADRLKAKFVLMLGESEMEQGVVSVKEMGTGDQQSVALSEIENFLLGKLKGGSSS from the coding sequence ATGAGTAGTAAAGGACCGAGGGGAACTCAAGATATCTTACCAGGCCAGGTTGAAAAGTGGCAATATATTGAAGGTAAGTTATATGACCTGTGTAAATCCTTTCATTATAAGGAAGTAAGAACTCCGATTTTTGAGCACACGGAACTCTTTCAGCGAGGGGTTGGAGATTCTACAGATATTGTTCAAAAGGAAATGTATACTTTTGAAGATCGCGGTGGAAGAAGCTTAACGCTACGACCTGAAGGAACAGCATCAGTTGTCAGATCCTATGTAGAACACAAACTGTTCGGCTCTGCAAATCAACCAGTTAAATTGTTTTATTTTGGGCCCATGTTTCGATATGAAAGACCCCAACAAGGAAGAATGCGTCAATTTGTCCAATTTGGAATTGAAGTTTTAGGAAGTAATGATCCTGCAGTAGACGCAGAGGTTATTTCTCTGGCTATGCAAAGCTATCGAAGCCTGGGGCTCCAATCTTTAAAGCTAGTTATTAATAGTCTTGGAGACAAGGATAGCCGTCAAAATCATCGTGAAGCACTTGTGCAACATTTTGACCCTTATAGAGAAGAATTGTGCTCTGATTGCCAAGTTCGATTAAAACAAAATCCGTTGCGTATTCTTGATTGTAAGAAAGACCGTAACCATCCTGCAATGAAGGATGCACCATCAATCCTAGACTTTTTAAATGAGGAATCTTCAGCTTACTTTGAGAGAGTAAAAAGGTATTTAGATGCTATGGGGATCTCCTATGATGTGGATCCTAACTTGGTTAGAGGATTGGACTATTATAATCATACGGCTTTTGAAATTATGAGTGAAGCAGAAGGTTTTGGGGCCATTACTACACTTAGTGGTGGTGGTAGATACAATGGCCTAGTTCAAGACTTAGGAGGACCTGAAACCCCTGGAATTGGATTTGCCTTAAGTATTGAACGTCTTCTAATGGCACTTGAAGCCGAAGGCATTGAGTTACCAGTTGAGGATCAGTTGGATTGTTTTGTTGTTGCAATGGGAGACCAACCTAGAGAGGTAGCCTCACAGGTGGTCTTTGACTTACGTAAATCCGGGATTCAAGTCGATCAGGATTATTTGGGCAAAAAAATAAAGAGTCAATTTAAAACAGCTGATCGATTAAAAGCTAAGTTTGTCCTTATGCTAGGAGAAAGTGAAATGGAGCAGGGTGTTGTTTCGGTAAAGGAAATGGGAACAGGTGATCAACAATCGGTTGCTCTTTCAGAAATCGAGAACTTTTTATTGGGAAAACTAAAGGGAGGTAGTTCATCATGA